The Candidatus Liberimonas magnetica genome window below encodes:
- a CDS encoding HEPN domain-containing protein codes for MKITFKDCLEKRRIVHFPEAKHLAKPELEDAKNDLKSAKEELSKDGFKWATIKGYYSIFHSARALLYSQGYRERGHFCLYLAIKELFVKRHQIEAQLVEDFKNSMVLREDADYGRNFSSEGAVSTISVAEKFFKEASRILKE; via the coding sequence ATGAAGATAACTTTTAAAGATTGTTTAGAAAAAAGAAGAATTGTTCATTTCCCTGAAGCGAAACACCTTGCTAAACCAGAACTTGAAGACGCAAAGAACGATTTAAAATCCGCAAAAGAAGAATTATCAAAAGACGGTTTTAAATGGGCAACAATAAAAGGGTATTATTCTATTTTCCATTCCGCACGGGCATTGCTCTATTCACAAGGATATAGAGAAAGAGGGCATTTTTGCCTGTATCTTGCCATTAAAGAGCTTTTTGTAAAACGGCATCAGATTGAGGCACAGCTTGTTGAAGATTTCAAAAACTCCATGGTTTTAAGAGAAGATGCTGACTACGGCAGGAATTTCTCAAGCGAAGGAGCGGTATCAACCATTTCAGTTGCCGAGAAATTCTTTAAAGAAGCCAGCCGAATCCTAAAAGAGTAA
- a CDS encoding nucleotidyltransferase domain-containing protein codes for MVSKYMIATNAQKVISFLLMNPNKPYFERDIARKTGISFGSANKLLNQLKKDGILQRKAEGRMNYYSIDILNPYIKEVKILNNLLLIEPLIEKLKPITYKIVLFGSWATGADDENSDIDLFIVSSKSSDVLAATNKFSEKISKKIQAILKTPAELMSANTKNDIFMKQVEQGKILWEKETNEDNF; via the coding sequence ATGGTATCAAAATATATGATAGCTACAAATGCGCAAAAGGTTATTAGCTTTCTTTTAATGAATCCCAATAAACCCTATTTTGAGCGTGATATCGCAAGGAAAACCGGCATTAGTTTCGGGTCTGCAAATAAACTGCTTAATCAGCTTAAAAAAGACGGAATTCTGCAGCGAAAAGCTGAAGGCCGCATGAATTATTACTCTATTGACATTTTAAACCCTTATATCAAAGAGGTAAAAATATTAAACAACCTTTTACTTATTGAGCCATTGATAGAAAAATTAAAGCCTATTACATATAAAATAGTTCTTTTCGGCAGTTGGGCAACGGGTGCTGATGATGAAAACAGCGATATAGACCTTTTCATTGTGTCATCAAAAAGCTCCGATGTGTTAGCTGCAACAAACAAGTTTTCTGAAAAAATTAGTAAAAAAATACAGGCAATACTAAAAACACCTGCAGAGCTGATGAGTGCAAACACCAAGAATGACATATTTATGAAACAGGTAGAGCAAGGAAAAATACTCTGGGAGAAAGAAACCAATGAAGATAACTTTTAA
- a CDS encoding ORF6N domain-containing protein, protein MTDLIPQEKIENKIFLIRGKRVMLDKDMAELYRVKTSQLTRQVRRNIDRFPEDFMFQLNEEEFENLKCHFGTSSWGGTRKLPYAFTENGVAMLSSVLTSRTAVRVNIQIMRTFTKIREFLLTHKELAQKLSQLERKYERHDEQIHAIFDQIREFITFKEKPRKQIGFKKEG, encoded by the coding sequence ATGACAGACTTAATTCCGCAGGAAAAGATTGAGAATAAGATATTCCTAATCAGGGGCAAGCGAGTAATGCTTGATAAAGACATGGCAGAGCTTTACAGGGTTAAAACAAGCCAGTTGACCAGGCAGGTAAGGCGCAATATTGACAGGTTCCCGGAAGATTTTATGTTTCAGTTGAATGAAGAAGAATTTGAAAACTTGAAGTGCCATTTTGGCACATCAAGTTGGGGTGGAACCCGTAAACTTCCTTATGCTTTTACAGAAAATGGCGTGGCAATGCTTTCGTCGGTATTAACGAGCAGGACAGCGGTCAGGGTAAATATCCAGATTATGAGGACATTTACAAAAATCCGTGAATTTTTACTAACTCACAAGGAACTTGCGCAGAAATTGAGCCAGCTTGAAAGAAAATACGAAAGGCATGACGAACAAATACACGCAATATTTGACCAGATAAGAGAATTTATAACATTTAAAGAAAAGCCAAGGAAACAAATAGGATTTAAAAAAGAAGGGTAA
- the purE gene encoding 5-(carboxyamino)imidazole ribonucleotide mutase translates to MAKNIKVAILVGSDSDLPIVQETAGVLESFGIPYDIAIASAHRTPQRVEDFVESSLKKGAEVFIAAAGMSAALPGVVASKTIKPVIGIPIQGKSLNGLDALLSIIQMPAGIPVAAVALDKTGAKNAGLLAVGILALKYPELEKKLSEYREKLSKEVMEKDNELQKIGLKNYIASKGNK, encoded by the coding sequence ATGGCAAAAAACATTAAAGTAGCGATACTGGTGGGGTCTGATTCTGACCTGCCTATTGTGCAAGAGACTGCAGGGGTTCTGGAATCATTCGGGATACCTTATGATATTGCAATTGCTTCTGCGCATAGGACTCCTCAAAGAGTAGAGGACTTTGTAGAGAGCTCATTGAAAAAAGGCGCAGAGGTTTTTATTGCAGCCGCCGGTATGTCCGCTGCGCTTCCGGGAGTAGTAGCAAGTAAAACAATAAAACCTGTGATCGGAATTCCGATACAGGGAAAATCTTTAAACGGCCTTGATGCTTTGTTATCGATAATTCAAATGCCTGCAGGAATTCCTGTTGCTGCAGTTGCCTTAGATAAAACAGGCGCAAAAAACGCCGGGCTTCTTGCCGTAGGGATACTTGCCTTAAAGTACCCGGAGTTAGAAAAAAAACTAAGTGAATACCGCGAAAAGTTATCGAAAGAAGTTATGGAAAAAGACAATGAACTTCAAAAAATAGGGCTGAAGAACTATATTGCATCAAAAGGAAATAAATGA
- a CDS encoding nucleotidyltransferase domain-containing protein — protein sequence MNNKKVNLFQKELRSIVSILKKKYNPEKVILFGSLLKDSMKNNSDIDLMVIRNTRKNPWARQKEVEKYLKHKVPLDLLVYTPKEIKYRMSIGDLFVKDIVDNGKIIYEKN from the coding sequence ATGAATAATAAAAAAGTCAATTTATTTCAAAAAGAGCTAAGAAGCATAGTTTCAATTCTTAAAAAGAAATATAATCCTGAAAAAGTAATTTTATTTGGCTCTTTATTAAAAGATAGCATGAAAAATAATTCTGACATTGATCTAATGGTTATCAGGAATACAAGAAAAAATCCCTGGGCTCGGCAAAAAGAAGTTGAAAAATACTTGAAACATAAAGTCCCATTAGATTTGCTGGTTTATACTCCCAAAGAAATCAAGTATAGAATGTCTATTGGAGACCTTTTTGTAAAAGATATAGTAGATAATGGAAAAATAATTTATGAAAAAAATTAA
- a CDS encoding HEPN domain-containing protein produces the protein MKKINSLIKEWINKAESDLKFAELSFDGFDEFYSQMCILCHDAVEKYLKAYLYANKVNPPKIHDLVTLINHCIEISKNDKRLKSIEKYCKELNSYYIPLKYPSHYPPVDKKMAKRAIDSAKIVENVIKKALL, from the coding sequence ATGAAAAAAATTAACTCACTAATTAAGGAGTGGATAAATAAAGCAGAAAGTGATTTAAAGTTTGCCGAGTTATCTTTTGATGGTTTTGATGAGTTTTATTCTCAGATGTGTATTTTGTGCCATGATGCCGTAGAAAAATATCTAAAGGCATATCTATATGCTAACAAAGTTAATCCTCCCAAAATTCATGACTTAGTTACTCTTATTAATCATTGCATAGAGATTTCAAAAAATGATAAAAGGCTAAAGAGCATAGAAAAATATTGTAAAGAATTAAACTCATATTATATCCCTCTTAAATATCCTTCGCATTATCCACCGGTGGATAAGAAAATGGCAAAAAGAGCGATAGATTCTGCTAAAATAGTAGAAAACGTTATTAAAAAAGCATTGCTATAA
- the pyrR gene encoding bifunctional pyr operon transcriptional regulator/uracil phosphoribosyltransferase PyrR: MANKNKIIMNKEEMNKAIKRLADEIVKENSGVEDIAIIGIQTRGVPIGKRIITEILKSEPAKGLKEIPFGILDITLYRDDMDSMASVPVVKDTVIPFDINGKVVVIVDDVIFTGRSVRAAIDELIDFGRPKRIELAVLIDRGHRELPIEPNFVGKKIPTKREEIVAVEVDEVDGKDNVILRQKEK, from the coding sequence ATGGCAAATAAAAATAAGATAATTATGAATAAAGAAGAAATGAATAAAGCTATAAAACGCCTGGCTGATGAGATCGTAAAAGAAAATTCGGGCGTGGAAGACATTGCCATCATCGGCATCCAGACAAGAGGAGTTCCTATAGGAAAGAGGATAATAACAGAAATACTAAAGTCTGAACCGGCTAAAGGCCTGAAAGAAATACCTTTCGGTATTCTTGATATTACCCTGTATAGGGACGACATGGATTCCATGGCATCAGTGCCTGTTGTGAAAGATACTGTCATACCTTTTGATATAAACGGAAAAGTTGTCGTGATAGTAGATGATGTTATCTTTACCGGCAGGAGCGTCAGGGCCGCGATAGATGAACTGATAGATTTTGGCAGGCCGAAGAGGATAGAGCTTGCCGTCTTGATAGACCGGGGGCACAGGGAACTTCCCATAGAGCCGAATTTTGTCGGCAAGAAGATCCCGACAAAAAGAGAAGAAATAGTTGCCGTTGAAGTAGATGAGGTTGACGGCAAAGACAACGTAATACTCAGGCAAAAGGAAAAATAA
- a CDS encoding aspartate carbamoyltransferase catalytic subunit, whose translation MPLKSKDLLGLEYLDKKEIELILDTARPFKDLFTRSIKKVPTLRGKTVVNLFYEPSTRTRTSFEIAAKRLSADLVNIAVSTSSVVKGESLIDTGKTFEAMKADFIVIRHSLAGAPAVLARNLNASIINAGDGFHEHPSQGLLDLFTIREKKKRIAGLKILLVGDILHSRVAKSNIWGLTKLGAEVRVVGPPTLIPYKIEELGVKVYYDIEKALEGVDVINILRIQLERQQESLFPSVHEYIELFQMNKERLKFAKPDALIMHPGPMNRGIEISSDVADSANAVINEQVTNGIAVRMAVLYLLSAKKR comes from the coding sequence ATGCCTTTAAAATCAAAAGATCTGCTAGGGCTTGAATATTTGGACAAGAAAGAGATCGAACTTATTCTTGATACAGCGCGTCCGTTCAAAGACCTTTTCACCCGTTCAATAAAAAAAGTGCCTACCTTGCGCGGGAAAACCGTTGTAAACCTCTTCTATGAACCGTCCACAAGGACAAGGACCTCTTTTGAGATAGCGGCAAAACGGCTCTCGGCTGACCTGGTAAATATCGCGGTTTCAACTTCAAGCGTTGTAAAAGGCGAAAGCCTTATAGATACGGGGAAAACCTTTGAGGCTATGAAAGCGGATTTTATCGTTATAAGGCACAGCCTTGCGGGAGCTCCGGCTGTCCTTGCCAGGAACCTCAATGCTTCGATAATAAATGCAGGCGATGGTTTTCACGAACACCCAAGCCAGGGCCTTTTAGACCTTTTTACTATAAGAGAAAAAAAGAAAAGAATAGCGGGCTTAAAGATACTTTTAGTAGGAGATATACTTCACTCAAGGGTGGCAAAATCAAATATCTGGGGGTTAACCAAACTCGGTGCTGAAGTAAGGGTAGTCGGGCCTCCGACCCTGATTCCGTATAAAATAGAAGAATTAGGCGTAAAAGTTTATTATGATATCGAAAAAGCGCTTGAAGGCGTGGATGTCATAAATATCCTGCGTATTCAGCTTGAACGCCAGCAGGAAAGCCTTTTCCCTTCGGTCCATGAATATATAGAGCTTTTTCAGATGAATAAAGAAAGGCTCAAGTTCGCAAAGCCCGATGCTTTAATTATGCACCCCGGCCCCATGAACCGCGGCATAGAGATATCTTCAGATGTAGCTGATAGTGCCAATGCTGTAATAAATGAGCAGGTCACGAACGGTATAGCCGTACGGATGGCTGTGCTTTATCTCCTATCTGCAAAAAAGAGATAA
- a CDS encoding dihydroorotase, producing the protein MKLLIRGGLVVDPETKLNNISDILINNGRIEQVKNGIKADGAVEIDAKGKVVIPGLIDVHTHLREPGHEEEETIASGTRAAAHGGVTSVFCMPNTHPPLDNAPAVEFVLLKAQKEGIVNVFPIGCITKGSNGEELAEIGVLKKSGIIAISDDGNTVMNSQVMRRALEYTKMFDIPVISHCEDTALTKNGVMNEGYTSMVLGLRGIPTHSEDIIVSRDIMLAELSSGHLHIAHVSTKESVDLIRQAKKRKIKVTAETCPHYFSLTEEDVKKTNYDTNTKMKPPLRTREDVSAIIEGLKDGTIDCIATDHAPHTIEEKNKEYDLAPFGIIGLETLLSLVVTELVNKKVMTLSEAVSKMTINPARIFNLKDRGSLKKGNIADITIIDIKKNYVIRKEDFVSKSKNSPFVGRTLAGFVEKTIVGGEVVWPIKEETNR; encoded by the coding sequence TTGAAACTTTTAATTAGAGGCGGCCTTGTTGTTGACCCTGAAACAAAACTGAACAATATTTCGGATATATTAATAAACAACGGCAGGATAGAACAGGTAAAAAATGGCATAAAAGCTGACGGTGCTGTAGAAATTGACGCAAAGGGTAAAGTTGTAATTCCGGGTCTTATCGACGTGCACACTCATCTCAGGGAACCGGGGCATGAAGAAGAAGAGACTATCGCATCAGGCACCCGCGCTGCAGCACACGGCGGCGTAACATCGGTCTTCTGCATGCCTAATACCCATCCTCCTCTTGATAATGCACCCGCGGTGGAGTTTGTCCTTCTTAAAGCTCAAAAAGAAGGGATAGTGAATGTTTTTCCTATCGGCTGTATCACCAAGGGTTCCAACGGAGAAGAACTTGCCGAGATAGGGGTACTTAAAAAATCGGGCATAATAGCAATAAGCGACGACGGAAATACCGTTATGAATTCGCAGGTCATGCGCAGGGCGCTTGAGTATACAAAAATGTTTGATATACCAGTTATATCTCATTGCGAAGATACAGCACTTACAAAAAACGGCGTTATGAATGAAGGCTATACTTCGATGGTGCTTGGTTTAAGGGGGATACCTACTCATTCGGAAGATATTATCGTAAGCCGAGATATCATGCTTGCCGAGCTTTCAAGCGGGCATCTTCATATTGCTCATGTCTCAACCAAAGAATCCGTGGACTTGATACGGCAGGCAAAAAAAAGAAAAATAAAAGTTACCGCTGAAACCTGCCCGCATTATTTTTCGCTCACAGAAGAAGACGTCAAAAAAACTAATTATGACACAAATACCAAGATGAAACCGCCTTTACGTACCAGAGAAGATGTTTCTGCGATAATAGAAGGGTTGAAAGACGGGACTATTGACTGTATAGCGACAGACCACGCTCCCCATACTATTGAAGAAAAGAATAAAGAATACGACCTGGCCCCGTTCGGCATAATAGGGCTTGAAACCCTGCTTTCTTTAGTGGTCACAGAGCTCGTTAATAAAAAAGTTATGACGTTAAGCGAAGCTGTGTCCAAGATGACCATAAATCCTGCAAGAATTTTTAATTTAAAAGACAGGGGCAGTTTAAAGAAAGGAAATATAGCAGACATAACTATAATAGATATAAAAAAGAATTATGTGATAAGGAAAGAAGATTTTGTTTCCAAGAGCAAGAATTCTCCGTTTGTCGGCCGTACCTTGGCCGGTTTTGTAGAAAAAACGATAGTCGGAGGTGAAGTAGTCTGGCCGATAAAAGAAGAAACGAACCGTTAA
- a CDS encoding dihydroorotate dehydrogenase electron transfer subunit — MYKVIGKGTESLASLKKGQSLNLLGPLGNGYEIPPAKNKIPVLISGGVGIASLAYLAKKLPAPGILFYGTQSKKDIVGLEIFKKKKWQIKLSTMDGTAGFKGFVTDLCRESLDRDTCSTAVIYSCGPKPMLKSAARTAKELGVECFVSLEEMMACGVGICQGCVVKTNEGYRKVCDDGPVFNADKIDWESLTD; from the coding sequence TTGTACAAAGTCATAGGCAAAGGCACGGAAAGCCTGGCAAGTCTTAAAAAAGGGCAAAGCCTTAATCTACTCGGTCCTCTTGGCAACGGATATGAAATTCCACCTGCAAAAAATAAGATACCGGTATTGATCTCCGGCGGAGTAGGGATAGCTTCCCTTGCGTATCTGGCAAAAAAGCTACCCGCGCCGGGCATCCTTTTTTACGGAACACAGAGTAAAAAAGATATTGTCGGTCTTGAAATATTTAAGAAGAAAAAATGGCAGATAAAACTTTCTACCATGGACGGGACAGCGGGTTTTAAGGGTTTCGTAACGGACCTGTGCCGTGAAAGTTTGGACCGGGATACGTGTTCAACAGCTGTCATTTACTCCTGCGGGCCTAAGCCTATGCTTAAAAGCGCTGCCAGAACGGCAAAAGAACTCGGAGTTGAGTGTTTTGTGTCACTTGAAGAAATGATGGCCTGCGGTGTAGGGATCTGCCAGGGTTGTGTCGTCAAAACAAACGAAGGTTACAGGAAAGTATGCGATGACGGACCTGTTTTTAATGCCGATAAAATTGACTGGGAAAGCTTAACGGATTAA